The following coding sequences lie in one Leptospira stimsonii genomic window:
- the gltB gene encoding glutamate synthase large subunit gives MNEVKEQLKLQNYLEENGLYEKSFEHDNCGVGFVASFQGESSHRIVSMGLKAVACLTHRGAVDADMVTGDGAGIMIQIPKKLFATYIEDMGHRRPEEDSIGVGMIFLPREDIDKQDMCRSLVESALMEFNFKLYAWRYVPVNPEVLGPKANQSRPQIEQVLIGKPEGMSADDFETKLFLIQKKLMRDADRLSLAGDLYICSLSSERIVFKGLFNGNQVSQFYEDLNSEDMISPYCIFHQRYSTNTFPSWALAQPFRILAHNGEINTIVGNRIWMLAREEELECKKWGEYQKEIHPIIRPHMSDSASLDNAMEAIVRSGKDVLQAKAMLVPNAWSKNLTMSEELKSFYEYNNTLIEPWDGPAALAFAEGDWIGGALDRNGLRPARYVITEDGLLIMGSEAGLVQVDEEIITKKGRLGPGEMIGINLKEKKLYHNEDINSLFEKRYDYREWSKENVTYLNQDLDSSMKDTITYKGDDLKRRQVLFAYSPFKQKSVIKPQASLGKEAISSMGDDTPLSILMLSRIGLYTYFRQRFAQVTNPPIDYIREKGVTSLYTRLVKKMNLFGDEKPQNCLVLSHPYLTNLDLKRIREMDGKPYKILTLDATFEAHVESNTAFNYLEKALDALLESALQAAKSGTNILVLSDKKLSKERAPIPMELAVAAVHNHLIRNKTRSAVSILVETGSAFEIHNVAVLLGYGASGVNSYLIWDTLYDIWEKGEFDSEDGQRPEFHTICGNYRYGVDDGLLKIMSKMGISILSSYVGGQVFEAIGLSRTLVSKYFPGTYSRISGIGLGGIEQNILRNHEQAFYKELNPEDFISEKDDQPHRWSPRVVKFLRKAAVDNDYEAFKEATKILKESDPINIRDLFDFVARKPIPIEEVETVTEIQKRFLTPGMSHGALSIEAHTDLAIAMNRLGAKSSSGEGGEHPSRYVVNENGDLANSSIKQIASGRFGVTSEYLNSATEIEIKIAQGAKPGEGGQLPGKKNNEEIATNRHTPMGIDLISPPPHHDIYSIEDLSQLIYDLKMANHKAQVSVKLVSEAGVGTIAAGVAKANADVILISGHVGGTGAAPITSIKYAGSPWELGLSETHQVLVMNGLRDRVVLRTDGGIVSGRDVIIAACLGAEEYGVGTASLVALGCIMARKCHLNNCPTGIATQDIKFRAKYKGSPDQLVNLFTCLALEVREYLAELGFRSIDEVIGRTDLLKQITRYDRDRLDSLDLNPILVRLPLFYDPAKQKKDRSVRKEPIGEVLDDRIIKDAEKALEGKSSMALSYVVRNTNRTVGAKISGLIARKYGSKGLPGKLEIILEGTAGQSLGAWLVKGVQITLSGDANDYVGKGLCGGVIVVKKHRKSKLKAYDNTILGNTCLYGATSGKLFCSGRAGERFGVRNSGAEAVVGGAGDHFLEYMTSGTIVCLGSVGKNMGAGMTGGSAYFFQKGWDIQPLLNKEYVKTVDLEQGDYEIIKNLIGEHSKLTGSDLSEGILKDFEGNKGYFVKVVPK, from the coding sequence ATGAATGAAGTAAAAGAACAACTAAAACTCCAAAATTATCTAGAGGAAAACGGCCTTTATGAAAAGTCGTTCGAACATGATAACTGTGGGGTAGGATTTGTTGCCTCCTTTCAAGGAGAGAGCAGTCACAGAATCGTATCCATGGGCCTGAAGGCCGTAGCCTGTTTGACACACAGAGGGGCGGTGGACGCCGATATGGTGACCGGCGACGGAGCCGGAATCATGATCCAGATTCCTAAGAAGTTGTTTGCGACATACATCGAAGACATGGGTCATCGTAGACCCGAAGAAGACTCCATCGGAGTCGGAATGATCTTTTTGCCGAGAGAGGATATCGATAAACAGGATATGTGCCGCAGTCTCGTCGAGTCCGCGCTCATGGAGTTTAACTTTAAACTTTATGCATGGAGATACGTTCCCGTAAATCCGGAAGTTCTCGGACCGAAGGCGAATCAATCCAGACCTCAGATCGAACAAGTTCTCATCGGAAAACCGGAAGGGATGTCCGCGGACGACTTCGAAACGAAATTATTCTTAATTCAAAAGAAACTGATGAGAGACGCGGATCGTCTTTCCCTCGCGGGAGATTTGTATATCTGTTCTCTTTCTTCCGAAAGAATTGTCTTCAAAGGACTTTTTAACGGAAATCAGGTTTCTCAGTTCTACGAAGATCTCAACTCGGAAGATATGATTTCTCCGTATTGTATCTTTCACCAGCGATATTCCACAAACACGTTTCCTTCTTGGGCTCTCGCTCAACCTTTTCGAATTTTAGCTCACAACGGCGAGATCAATACGATCGTTGGGAATAGAATTTGGATGCTCGCACGCGAAGAAGAACTCGAATGCAAAAAATGGGGAGAATATCAAAAAGAAATTCACCCGATCATTCGCCCTCACATGAGCGACTCCGCGAGTTTGGACAACGCGATGGAAGCGATCGTTCGTTCGGGAAAGGACGTTCTTCAGGCGAAAGCGATGCTCGTTCCGAACGCGTGGTCTAAAAACCTCACGATGTCCGAAGAGCTCAAAAGCTTTTACGAATATAATAATACTTTAATAGAGCCTTGGGACGGTCCCGCCGCACTCGCGTTCGCGGAAGGCGATTGGATCGGAGGGGCTCTGGATAGAAACGGTCTTCGTCCGGCTCGTTACGTGATCACCGAAGACGGACTTTTGATCATGGGATCCGAAGCCGGTCTTGTTCAGGTGGACGAGGAAATCATCACGAAAAAGGGACGTCTCGGTCCCGGCGAGATGATCGGGATCAATCTCAAAGAGAAAAAACTCTATCACAACGAAGACATCAACTCTCTTTTCGAAAAACGTTACGACTACAGAGAATGGTCCAAAGAGAACGTAACGTATCTCAATCAGGATCTGGATTCTTCCATGAAGGATACGATCACCTACAAAGGCGACGATCTTAAAAGAAGACAGGTGTTGTTTGCGTATTCTCCGTTTAAACAAAAATCGGTGATCAAACCGCAGGCAAGTCTGGGAAAAGAAGCGATCAGTTCGATGGGAGACGATACCCCTCTGTCGATTCTGATGCTTTCCAGAATCGGACTTTATACCTATTTCCGTCAGAGATTTGCGCAGGTGACCAATCCTCCGATCGACTACATCCGTGAAAAAGGCGTGACCTCTCTTTACACTCGTCTTGTGAAAAAAATGAACCTGTTCGGAGACGAAAAACCTCAGAACTGTTTGGTTCTTTCTCATCCGTATCTTACGAACTTGGATCTGAAACGAATCCGCGAGATGGACGGAAAACCGTACAAAATTCTCACGTTAGACGCCACCTTTGAAGCACATGTGGAATCGAATACGGCTTTTAATTATTTGGAAAAAGCCCTGGATGCACTTTTGGAATCCGCTCTCCAAGCGGCGAAGTCCGGCACCAACATCCTCGTTCTTTCCGACAAAAAACTTTCGAAAGAAAGGGCTCCGATTCCGATGGAATTGGCGGTGGCCGCGGTTCACAACCATTTGATCCGCAACAAAACCCGTTCCGCGGTTTCGATTCTTGTGGAAACGGGATCTGCATTCGAAATTCATAATGTGGCCGTATTACTCGGTTACGGAGCTTCCGGCGTAAACAGTTATCTGATCTGGGATACGTTATACGACATTTGGGAAAAGGGAGAATTCGATTCCGAAGACGGACAACGTCCGGAGTTTCATACGATCTGCGGAAACTATCGTTACGGTGTGGACGACGGACTTCTGAAGATCATGTCTAAGATGGGAATTTCGATTCTTTCCTCTTACGTGGGCGGTCAGGTTTTCGAAGCCATCGGTCTTTCCAGAACTCTCGTTTCGAAATACTTTCCGGGAACGTATTCCAGAATTTCGGGAATCGGTCTGGGCGGAATCGAACAGAATATTCTTAGAAACCACGAACAAGCATTTTACAAAGAACTCAATCCGGAAGATTTTATCTCCGAAAAAGACGATCAACCGCACCGTTGGTCTCCGAGAGTCGTTAAGTTTTTGAGAAAGGCCGCGGTCGACAACGACTACGAAGCGTTCAAAGAAGCGACCAAGATTCTCAAAGAAAGTGATCCGATCAATATACGAGACCTTTTCGATTTCGTAGCGAGAAAACCGATCCCGATCGAAGAAGTGGAAACCGTCACCGAGATTCAAAAACGATTCTTAACTCCGGGAATGTCTCACGGTGCGCTTTCCATCGAAGCGCATACCGATCTTGCGATCGCCATGAACCGGTTAGGCGCTAAATCTTCTTCCGGGGAAGGTGGAGAACATCCTTCTCGTTACGTCGTGAATGAAAACGGAGATCTCGCGAATTCTTCCATCAAGCAGATCGCTTCGGGAAGATTTGGTGTTACGTCCGAGTATTTGAATTCTGCGACCGAGATCGAAATCAAAATCGCACAAGGTGCAAAACCGGGCGAGGGTGGTCAGCTTCCGGGTAAGAAGAATAACGAGGAGATCGCGACCAACCGTCATACTCCGATGGGAATCGATTTGATTTCTCCTCCGCCTCACCACGATATCTATTCGATCGAGGATTTATCTCAGCTCATCTACGACTTGAAGATGGCCAATCACAAGGCACAAGTTTCCGTAAAACTCGTTTCCGAAGCGGGTGTGGGAACGATCGCGGCCGGAGTTGCCAAAGCAAACGCGGACGTGATTTTGATCTCCGGTCACGTGGGTGGAACGGGAGCGGCTCCGATCACTTCGATCAAGTATGCGGGTTCTCCTTGGGAGCTCGGTCTTTCCGAAACACATCAAGTTTTAGTAATGAACGGACTCAGAGACCGCGTCGTCCTTAGAACAGACGGTGGGATCGTTTCCGGAAGAGACGTGATCATTGCCGCTTGTTTGGGAGCGGAAGAATACGGAGTGGGAACAGCGTCACTTGTCGCTCTTGGTTGTATCATGGCGAGAAAATGCCACTTGAACAACTGTCCTACCGGTATCGCAACTCAGGACATCAAGTTCCGTGCGAAATACAAAGGATCTCCGGATCAGCTCGTGAACCTGTTTACTTGTTTGGCTCTGGAAGTCAGAGAGTATCTTGCAGAACTCGGATTCCGTTCCATCGACGAAGTTATCGGAAGAACGGACCTCTTAAAACAAATCACACGTTATGATAGAGATCGTTTGGATTCACTCGATCTCAATCCGATTTTGGTGCGTCTGCCTCTGTTTTACGATCCTGCAAAACAGAAAAAAGACAGATCCGTTCGCAAAGAACCGATCGGAGAAGTTTTGGACGATCGTATCATCAAAGACGCGGAGAAAGCGTTGGAAGGAAAATCTTCGATGGCTCTTTCCTATGTCGTGCGTAATACGAACAGAACCGTAGGAGCAAAGATCTCCGGTTTGATCGCGAGAAAATACGGATCGAAAGGACTTCCCGGAAAACTGGAAATCATTCTTGAAGGAACCGCAGGACAATCTTTGGGGGCTTGGCTCGTCAAGGGTGTTCAGATCACTCTTTCCGGAGACGCGAACGACTACGTCGGTAAGGGTCTTTGCGGCGGAGTGATCGTTGTTAAAAAACATCGCAAGTCCAAACTCAAAGCGTATGACAATACGATTCTTGGAAACACCTGTCTCTACGGTGCGACCTCCGGAAAACTTTTCTGCTCGGGAAGAGCGGGAGAACGTTTTGGAGTTCGTAACTCCGGAGCGGAAGCCGTGGTCGGCGGAGCGGGGGATCACTTCCTGGAATACATGACCAGCGGAACCATCGTCTGCCTCGGAAGCGTAGGGAAGAATATGGGAGCGGGTATGACGGGTGGAAGCGCCTATTTCTTCCAGAAGGGGTGGGACATCCAACCTCTTTTGAACAAGGAATACGTGAAGACCGTGGATCTGGAACAAGGCGATTATGAAATCATCAAAAATCTGATCGGCGAACATTCCAAACTCACCGGATCCGATCTTTCCGAAGGAATTCTGAAAGATTTTGAAGGGAACAAAGGTTATTTCGTGAAGGTAGTTCCGAAATAA
- a CDS encoding glucan biosynthesis protein, with amino-acid sequence MLRIHIALAFFATILLFAVVNRQQKKEINPIDFKFPEAEDAVLDPVSGIKIPVTRFSFADLKKKARSMAHGRYVKPPFVSTHFLQGLSWEQYKNIRFKPESSLWKKEGNPFQIQFFHPGHLYNTNVALHEVRSDFAREIPYDESFFDLSKLKIAGEIPPNLGYSGFKIHYPLNTEEHTDEFTVFQGASYYRMVSKKQVYGLSARGIAINTGMPYPEDFPGFTHFWIVHPDKTDSTIFVYALLDGKTATGAYEFQISPGKVSSVHVNAEVTLRTKVDRFGIAPLTSMYWYSETKGIPEGQAYPESHDSDGLMIESGKGEWIWRPLDNPRRSTIYSFLDENPRAFGLIQRDRNFASYQDNTMKYHLRPSAWVEPDGNWGKGSVQLLLNPTIQDSDDNVGAFWVPANVPQPLEPYEFSYTIRWLNEDPLPDSLAKTVSTRIAPVPGESDMRVFYVDFSNDKLKELDASTYLQASIDTGENAELADYNIQKIEETGVWRLTFRVVQKNKNKPAELKAVLKKNQEDLSEIWTFTLESTI; translated from the coding sequence ATGTTAAGAATACACATCGCACTCGCCTTTTTTGCCACGATCCTTCTTTTTGCGGTCGTAAATCGGCAACAGAAAAAGGAAATCAATCCGATCGACTTTAAATTTCCGGAAGCGGAAGACGCGGTTTTGGACCCGGTTTCTGGAATCAAAATTCCGGTTACTCGATTCTCCTTTGCCGACCTAAAAAAGAAGGCGAGGAGTATGGCGCACGGACGTTATGTGAAACCGCCGTTCGTTTCGACTCATTTCTTGCAGGGCCTGAGCTGGGAACAATATAAGAATATTCGATTTAAACCGGAATCTTCGCTTTGGAAAAAAGAAGGGAATCCGTTTCAGATACAATTCTTTCATCCGGGACATCTTTACAATACGAACGTGGCGCTCCATGAAGTGCGATCCGATTTTGCGAGGGAAATTCCGTACGACGAGAGTTTCTTTGATCTTTCCAAATTGAAAATTGCGGGAGAGATTCCGCCTAACCTAGGTTATTCGGGTTTTAAAATCCATTATCCTCTCAACACCGAGGAACACACCGACGAGTTTACGGTCTTTCAAGGTGCGAGCTATTATAGAATGGTTTCCAAAAAACAAGTCTATGGTCTTTCCGCGCGCGGGATCGCGATCAATACCGGAATGCCTTACCCCGAAGATTTTCCCGGCTTTACTCATTTCTGGATCGTTCATCCGGACAAAACGGATTCCACCATCTTCGTGTATGCGCTGTTAGACGGTAAAACGGCGACCGGGGCTTATGAATTTCAGATCAGCCCTGGAAAAGTCTCCTCGGTTCACGTGAACGCGGAAGTCACCTTACGAACCAAAGTCGATCGTTTCGGGATCGCACCACTGACTTCGATGTATTGGTATTCCGAAACAAAAGGAATTCCGGAGGGACAGGCTTATCCGGAGTCTCACGATTCGGACGGGCTTATGATTGAATCCGGAAAGGGAGAATGGATTTGGAGACCGTTGGATAATCCAAGAAGATCCACAATTTACAGTTTCCTGGATGAAAATCCGAGAGCCTTCGGATTGATTCAAAGAGATCGGAACTTTGCTTCTTATCAAGACAATACGATGAAGTATCATCTGCGTCCTTCCGCTTGGGTGGAACCGGATGGAAACTGGGGTAAGGGAAGCGTTCAACTCTTATTAAATCCGACGATTCAAGACTCGGACGACAACGTAGGCGCTTTTTGGGTTCCGGCCAACGTTCCACAACCTTTGGAACCGTATGAATTCAGTTACACCATACGCTGGTTAAACGAAGATCCGCTTCCGGATTCGCTCGCAAAAACCGTTTCCACGAGAATCGCTCCCGTTCCCGGAGAATCCGATATGCGCGTCTTTTACGTCGATTTTTCCAATGACAAGTTGAAGGAATTGGACGCCTCGACTTATCTTCAGGCTTCGATCGATACGGGAGAAAATGCTGAGTTAGCGGATTATAATATTCAAAAAATTGAAGAGACGGGAGTTTGGAGGCTTACTTTTAGGGTCGTCCAGAAGAACAAAAACAAACCCGCCGAGCTCAAAGCGGTATTGAAAAAAAATCAGGAAGACCTGAGCGAAATCTGGACGTTCACTCTTGAATCCACGATCTGA